TGACATATTATATACATATAGTATGTCATATTGTTCTTGGTGTCAATATATTAAATGCTAGATTTTTGTCAAAAATTCCAGTTACTATTATTTACCCATAATTTTCTATACCTTATCTAAATAATATAAATATCTTATAAAATAATAATTTCTTAAAATAATAAAATTCACTAATATAACAATTATTTTACTTTTTCTTGAAATAAAAAAACACGACAGCCTCTGATAAGGTTGTCATGTTTTTCTATATTATATATTGATTTTATTATGCATTCACAATTTTAGATAAATCAGCAACAGATTCCATTGTAGTTCTTATATTTGAAAGCATAGCAAGTCTATTTGCTCTAATATCCATATTTTCGTCCATTATCATTACGCTGTCAAAGAATGCATCTACACTATCCTTAATAGAGATTAATAACTCTAAAGCCTTAACATATTCTCTTCTTGCCAGCATAGCTTCAACCTCAGCTTTAATACTATTATATGCAGTATTTAGCTTTGCTTCACTATCATGAGCAAATAAAGCTTCATCTACCTTTCCAGCAATTGCTTCCTTGGAAATGTTTGATATACGGCTAAAAGTCTGAAGAGCCTCAGTTACGCTATTATTTTTAACCCAAGCATCTAAGTCCTTAGCTCTTATTAATAAATCAAATGGATTAGAATCCTCTATATTAATAATTGCATCAACTACATCGTAGCGTATACCCATATCAGTAAATAGATTCTTAAGTCTAAGCTCAAAGAATGACATAAGGTCAGATTTAACTGACTGCTTGTCCATATCTTCAAAATCAAAATTTTCTAGAGCTAAATCAAGTAGATCGAACAATCTCACATCTAGCTTCTTTTCCATCATAATATTAAGTATGCCAAGAGCCTGACGTCTAAGCGCATATGGATCCTGAGAACCTGTAGGCTGAATACCTATAGCAAAGAAGCCAGCTACTGAGTCCAATCTATCTGAAAGTGCCAGAATTATACCTTCATTTGTAGATGGAAGCTCATCTCCAGCAAATCTAGGAAGATAATGCTCGTATATAGCCTCCGCTACTTCACTTGGCTCGTTTGAAAGATTCGCATAGTATCTTCCCATTATACCTTGTAGCTCTGTAAATTCAAAAACCATAGCTGTTGTCAAATCTGCTTTTGAAAGGTAAGCCGCTCTATCTAGATTTGGCAAAGTTAAAGCTAGAGCTTTTGCAATTTTTTCTGATAGGTTTTGAATTCTCTTAGTTTTATCTAGTATAGTTCCTAGTTTTTGTTGGAACACTATAGTATCTAATCTTTCTACATAAGCCTCTAGAGGCTTTTTAGTATCTTCATGATAGAAAAATAGTGCATCACTAAGTCTAGCATCCAGTACTTTTTCATTTCCTCTTTTAACATTGTCTATCGCATAGCTATCGCCATTTCTTACAGTTATGAATTTATTTAGAAGCTTGCCATCTGCATCAAGTACAGGGAAATATCTCTGATGCTCTTTCATAGGAGTGATGATTGCTTCCTTTGGAAGCGATAGATAGCTCTCGTCAAACTCTCCATAAAAAGCTGTAGGATACTCTACAATATAATTTACTTCCTCTAGTAAATCCTCATCCATCATAAGAGTTCCACCAAGAGAATCAG
The sequence above is a segment of the Acetoanaerobium noterae genome. Coding sequences within it:
- the glyS gene encoding glycine--tRNA ligase subunit beta; translated protein: MNKKLLFEIGTEEIPARFIAKTKADMKGYLEKTLKELHIEYKSIELKCTPRRFVVVIDELAENQATVEEELKGPAKKIAFDENNNPSKALLGFLKGKDISPEEVYFKTVGKDEYAHIKLTKEGQAVKGLLKDIFEGMIKSTTFPKSMRWGGKNIRFVRPIRYFVCLMDEEVIDFEIEGIKTGNITKGHRFLGSSEIVINTPDEYEAKLKENFVILDDEQRKALILEQCKAVADSLGGTLMMDEDLLEEVNYIVEYPTAFYGEFDESYLSLPKEAIITPMKEHQRYFPVLDADGKLLNKFITVRNGDSYAIDNVKRGNEKVLDARLSDALFFYHEDTKKPLEAYVERLDTIVFQQKLGTILDKTKRIQNLSEKIAKALALTLPNLDRAAYLSKADLTTAMVFEFTELQGIMGRYYANLSNEPSEVAEAIYEHYLPRFAGDELPSTNEGIILALSDRLDSVAGFFAIGIQPTGSQDPYALRRQALGILNIMMEKKLDVRLFDLLDLALENFDFEDMDKQSVKSDLMSFFELRLKNLFTDMGIRYDVVDAIINIEDSNPFDLLIRAKDLDAWVKNNSVTEALQTFSRISNISKEAIAGKVDEALFAHDSEAKLNTAYNSIKAEVEAMLARREYVKALELLISIKDSVDAFFDSVMIMDENMDIRANRLAMLSNIRTTMESVADLSKIVNA